The following proteins come from a genomic window of Strix uralensis isolate ZFMK-TIS-50842 chromosome 40, bStrUra1, whole genome shotgun sequence:
- the LOC141937319 gene encoding LOW QUALITY PROTEIN: insulin receptor-like (The sequence of the model RefSeq protein was modified relative to this genomic sequence to represent the inferred CDS: inserted 2 bases in 2 codons): MGKRAESAEAWTFANLTRLNMLESCTVIGGHLQILLMFKTXPEGFRELSFPKLTMVTDYLLLFRVCGLESLKGLFXNLTVTRGTHLVFNSPLVISEMVHLKEMGLCNLMDVPRGAVRIENNSELCDLSTVDWSRILDSVEDNYIVANKDDKDECGDVCPAAVRGKSNGPPTVINGIFIECCWTRDRCRRDFCIVTHDGQHFPSSKHTPM, translated from the exons TCTGCAGAAGCGTGGACATTTGCAAATCTGACCCGGCTGAACATGCTTGAGAGCTGCACTGTGATTGGGGGCCACTTGCAAATATTGCTGATGTTTAAAA AGCCTGAAGGTTTCCGTGAGCTCAGCTTTCCTAAACTGACTATGGTTACAGACTACTTGCTGCTTTTTCGCGTGTGTGGCCTGGAGAGTTTAAAGGGACTTT TCAACCTCACTGTGACTCGAGGAACTCATCTGGTTTTTAACTCCCCGCTGGTCATTTCTGAGATGGTTCACCTGAAGGAGATGGGCCTCTGTAACCTGATGGACGTTCCTCGAGGCGCTGTGCGGATTGAGAATAACAGTGAATTATGTGACTTGTCCACGGTCGACTGGTCAAGGATTTTAGATTCTGTAGAAGATAATTACATCGTGGCCAACAAGGATGACAAAGACGAGTGTGGAGATGTGTGTCCAGCagctgtgagagggaagagcaacGGCCCACCTACTGTGATAAATGGCATTTTCATTGAATGCTGCTGGACCCGCGATCGCTGTCGGAGAG ATTTCTGTATCGTCACGCACGATGGACAGCACTTCCCATCTTCAAAGCACACACCGATGTGA